DNA from Tsuneonella dongtanensis:
AGCGGCGTCAGTGGGCTAGGCGAGTGGTCTGCAACACTATGGGGATCGTCACCAACATGGCAGAGCCACGCCTCTTTCAGAGCATCGCCGAGCGCATAAGCGCGCTGATCGACGATGGCACCTTCCCGCCGGGATCGCGGCTTCCGGGCGAGCGCGAGCTTGCGGAGCGCTTCGATGTCAGTCGGGTGACCATTCGGGAAGCCGAGATCGCCCTCCAGGCCATCGGACGCATCGAGATCAAGACGGGCTCCGGTGTCTACGTCAGCGAGCGCAAGGGTGGTGTGCCGGGAGCGCTTCCGCAGGTCAGCCCGTTCGAGGTCACCGAAGCACGGTCGCTGGTCGAGGCGGAAGCGGCGGCGCTTGCCGCGAAACATATCGGTGCCGACGAGATCGCTCGCCTGGAAACTTTGATTGCGGCGATGGAATCGAGTGACGAGGAGGTCTCGAC
Protein-coding regions in this window:
- a CDS encoding FadR/GntR family transcriptional regulator, whose translation is MAEPRLFQSIAERISALIDDGTFPPGSRLPGERELAERFDVSRVTIREAEIALQAIGRIEIKTGSGVYVSERKGGVPGALPQVSPFEVTEARSLVEAEAAALAAKHIGADEIARLETLIAAMESSDEEVSTEADREFHATIARASGNGALLHLIETLWRMREDIVPVKRAYEAVCDDDPKARANEHREILDALRARDCDRARSAMRAHFHRLIAAMLDATEREALRELQERVSQSRERFLAGSV